In Anaerobacillus isosaccharinicus, one genomic interval encodes:
- the murJ gene encoding murein biosynthesis integral membrane protein MurJ, with protein sequence MSKLKRTALVITFLAILVKLSGFLRESIIARQFGANEYTDGYLLSFSFITLVVAMISGGFNNVFLPLYVKYKKNNPATAEKNANGIMNATVLIFFGVTLVGFFFVPTLVPFIFGQMNPTTEQVAIEVTQVFFLFMSAIALNGILESYLQGRRIFVPVQTAKLLATLMGAIFALLFSERWGIHSLAYGFIVGVLLGTVIQFYYLQKSGFRWKPSVKVEKSFQATFLVLLFPALLNSVVGQINMFVNKLFASGTVEGAVTYLNNASLLVNIPNAIYATTVAAIIFTLLSEQVDDPKKFQWTVFRGLELSLITLLPIAVGLLLVGEAAISFVYERGFFTGVDTVNTYVALVMYVPLIVTQGLQYIISKSMYARGKTAIILKISSTTILLNIILNYLLVGPFGYPGLAISASIVSVYYLGVTSYFVLRDFDMEERTRVGTLLVRVLPATVLMAGPLYLVMRYTRVDELYSLLQLVILIPLGAVLYIGGTYVFYREGFRRVVGLVRK encoded by the coding sequence ATGTCTAAGCTTAAGCGAACTGCATTGGTCATTACATTTTTAGCGATATTAGTGAAGCTTTCCGGATTTTTACGAGAAAGTATCATAGCAAGACAATTTGGAGCCAATGAATATACAGATGGCTACTTATTGTCTTTTTCTTTTATTACGCTAGTAGTGGCGATGATCTCCGGTGGCTTTAATAATGTATTTTTACCTTTGTATGTGAAGTATAAAAAAAATAATCCTGCTACGGCTGAAAAAAATGCCAATGGAATTATGAATGCTACAGTGCTGATTTTTTTCGGGGTTACTTTGGTTGGTTTTTTCTTCGTACCGACGCTCGTTCCGTTTATTTTCGGGCAAATGAATCCAACGACTGAGCAGGTCGCTATAGAAGTGACCCAAGTGTTCTTTTTGTTTATGAGTGCAATCGCCTTAAATGGGATTTTAGAGTCTTATTTACAGGGACGAAGGATCTTTGTGCCTGTTCAAACAGCAAAGCTTCTTGCGACATTAATGGGCGCCATTTTCGCGTTGCTTTTTTCGGAGCGCTGGGGGATTCATAGCTTAGCTTATGGATTTATCGTTGGCGTTTTGTTAGGTACCGTTATTCAGTTTTATTATTTACAAAAGAGCGGCTTTCGTTGGAAGCCTTCAGTGAAGGTAGAAAAGAGTTTTCAAGCGACGTTTTTAGTGTTGTTATTTCCAGCATTATTGAATTCCGTTGTTGGGCAAATAAACATGTTCGTAAATAAGCTTTTTGCTTCAGGGACTGTTGAGGGCGCTGTTACTTATTTGAATAATGCGTCACTCCTTGTAAATATACCAAACGCAATTTATGCAACGACGGTAGCTGCGATTATTTTTACACTTTTATCTGAACAGGTGGATGATCCTAAGAAGTTTCAGTGGACGGTTTTTCGAGGGTTGGAGTTAAGTTTAATTACGCTGTTACCTATTGCAGTGGGCTTGCTCCTAGTAGGTGAGGCAGCTATCTCCTTTGTGTATGAGAGAGGCTTTTTCACTGGGGTTGATACGGTGAATACATATGTGGCGCTAGTCATGTATGTTCCATTGATCGTTACCCAGGGCCTGCAGTACATTATTTCTAAGTCGATGTACGCTAGAGGAAAAACAGCGATTATTTTAAAAATCAGCTCGACGACGATCTTATTAAACATTATTTTGAATTACTTGTTGGTAGGGCCATTTGGCTATCCTGGACTAGCTATTTCGGCTTCTATTGTATCTGTTTATTATTTGGGCGTGACTTCGTACTTTGTGTTGAGAGATTTTGATATGGAGGAGCGGACGCGAGTCGGAACATTACTTGTCCGAGTTCTTCCTGCGACAGTACTGATGGCTGGACCTCTATATTTAGTCATGAGATATACACGCGTTGATGAGCTATATTCTTTACTACAACTGGTCATCTTAATTCCGTTAGGGGCGGTTCTCTATATTGGAGGAACATATGTATTTTATCGTGAGGGATTTAGGCGAGTTGTTGGTTTGGTGAGAAAATAG
- a CDS encoding IS3 family transposase has protein sequence MSIADWWIESGFFVKRIIDTLGLNRSTYYSRRSEKSVGVQFKRGRPVPGYSMHKNGRRIPDEQIEEYLMEYYIDDQIGGLGYKKWTSLLVDQYDLIINKKKVYRLCTKLDILKENREKQSKHPRRIARNRIITGPNQLWQLDIKYGNIIGTNYFVFMCCAIDVYDRTIVGVYRGATCRAKDVTTMLTKALIRRRIHFKYTEFENKLIVRTDNGPQFVSHLFGDFCQYQKIYHERIPNKSPNMNAYIESFYSQVERECFNRHPFSFYDEAYYYIDQYIDFYNNIRPHGSLKNRSPEKFSKLSLEGEIPIQEISL, from the coding sequence TTGTCAATCGCGGATTGGTGGATAGAAAGTGGCTTTTTTGTCAAACGAATTATAGATACTTTGGGCCTAAATCGTTCCACTTACTATTCAAGAAGGTCTGAAAAGTCCGTTGGAGTGCAGTTTAAACGCGGAAGACCCGTCCCCGGGTATTCAATGCATAAAAACGGGCGAAGGATTCCAGACGAACAGATTGAAGAGTATCTTATGGAGTACTATATAGATGATCAGATTGGGGGATTAGGCTATAAGAAATGGACATCCTTGTTGGTTGATCAATACGATCTAATTATTAATAAAAAGAAGGTTTATCGGCTTTGTACGAAGCTTGATATCCTCAAAGAAAATAGAGAAAAGCAATCTAAGCATCCTAGAAGAATAGCGAGAAACCGAATCATCACAGGTCCCAACCAACTATGGCAACTAGATATAAAATACGGGAACATTATAGGGACGAACTATTTTGTCTTTATGTGTTGTGCGATTGATGTGTATGATCGGACGATTGTCGGAGTCTACAGAGGAGCTACATGTCGAGCGAAAGATGTGACAACCATGCTTACTAAAGCATTGATTAGGAGGAGGATCCATTTTAAATACACTGAATTTGAGAATAAGCTGATCGTTAGGACGGATAACGGTCCGCAATTTGTCAGCCATTTATTCGGAGATTTTTGTCAATATCAAAAAATATATCATGAGCGTATCCCAAATAAATCACCTAATATGAATGCCTATATTGAGTCCTTTTATAGTCAAGTCGAACGTGAATGTTTTAATCGTCATCCCTTTAGTTTTTATGATGAGGCGTATTATTACATTGATCAATATATTGATTTTTACAATAACATCCGTCCACACGGAAGCTTGAAAAACCGTTCACCAGAGAAGTTCAGTAAACTTTCATTGGAGGGCGAGATTCCCATTCAAGAGATAAGCTTGTAA
- a CDS encoding transposase: MTKKHKTYAPEFKEYVTKLIVLDGHKMVNVSRELQVPYDTLQKWIQRFKKEQQEEKIKAQKELLTASEYKEMYEALLKEKLEIQEENEILKKAMHIFTQEKK; the protein is encoded by the coding sequence ATGACTAAAAAGCATAAAACATATGCCCCTGAGTTCAAAGAGTATGTGACTAAATTAATCGTGTTAGATGGTCATAAGATGGTGAATGTTAGTCGTGAACTTCAAGTTCCTTATGACACATTACAGAAGTGGATCCAACGCTTTAAAAAGGAACAGCAGGAAGAAAAGATAAAAGCGCAAAAGGAATTATTAACAGCATCCGAGTATAAGGAAATGTATGAAGCTTTATTAAAAGAAAAGTTAGAAATTCAAGAGGAGAATGAGATATTAAAAAAGGCCATGCACATCTTCACGCAAGAAAAGAAGTAA
- a CDS encoding IS3 family transposase, whose translation MEAHKNEHAVSKMCKVLGVSTSGYYVYLRRLRREETEREKMNRYIDERIKFHFHDNLGTYGAPRIHRKLIKEKIIVSNKKVSNRMRDLELRATPLPKYCQTTDSDHDKEVRKNVLKRNFLPCAPNKVWGTDITYIHTGEGFIYFNPIMDLYSRRIISYAIDDSMDHTLPLRALKTAIKLRQPGEGWIHHSDRGSQYCANNYIEKLEEAKATISMSRKANPYDNACVESFFASMKKEYIYKFAFQTKAEAIAAVKFYIEFYNRKRMHSTLDYATPIEYEEAYYEAQKEDATAHINTSA comes from the coding sequence ATTGAGGCCCACAAGAATGAACACGCCGTATCGAAGATGTGCAAAGTATTAGGTGTGTCAACGTCTGGCTATTACGTTTATCTCAGGCGTTTAAGACGGGAAGAAACAGAACGTGAAAAAATGAACAGGTATATTGATGAACGGATAAAGTTTCATTTTCATGATAATTTGGGTACTTATGGTGCGCCGCGTATTCACAGAAAATTAATCAAAGAAAAAATCATAGTTTCAAATAAAAAGGTATCTAATCGTATGAGAGACCTAGAGCTAAGAGCTACTCCTCTACCTAAATATTGTCAGACTACAGACTCGGATCATGATAAGGAAGTACGTAAAAATGTTCTAAAACGAAATTTCCTCCCTTGTGCTCCTAATAAAGTTTGGGGCACTGACATAACGTATATTCACACAGGAGAAGGATTTATTTACTTCAACCCAATAATGGACCTATACTCACGAAGAATTATAAGTTATGCCATTGATGACTCCATGGATCATACGTTGCCTTTGCGGGCCTTAAAAACGGCGATTAAACTACGTCAACCAGGAGAAGGTTGGATTCACCACTCAGATAGGGGATCTCAATATTGTGCAAATAATTATATCGAGAAACTAGAGGAAGCTAAAGCAACTATAAGCATGAGTAGAAAAGCAAATCCTTATGACAATGCTTGCGTAGAGTCGTTTTTCGCTTCAATGAAAAAGGAGTATATATATAAATTTGCCTTTCAAACCAAGGCCGAAGCTATAGCTGCAGTGAAGTTTTATATAGAGTTTTACAATAGAAAGAGAATGCATTCGACATTAGATTACGCCACTCCAATAGAGTACGAAGAGGCGTATTATGAGGCGCAAAAGGAAGACGCCACTGCACACATAAACACCTCTGCTTAA
- a CDS encoding S-layer homology domain-containing protein, producing the protein MKKISFLLALVFLLAIQPLTVAADDITGHRLEKEMREMAAREIMQGYSNGKFGPDDQVTRGQFALLIYRALKLPDPGGAIPFIDVSEGTELELAIRSAYAAKIINGYNDTEFRPGLHIERQQMAAMIYRALQFKEIEGVNVPLTFSDTNKIAASFLDAVAYNTHFKIIQGHLDGRFAPTDTATRAHAAAFIFRMLNVIEKPPEILYEIGSISNGQLVYSPTKYKTFAEAQQVFDPSKHDVIVINDKVLQMKEGIAYTRPAVGATVSIFPNKTLNPNNSLTYLPAGAEMKFIEADGTTVKVQIADTVGFVSVYDVNLVPKQLLKGQSYYRNIDGRLFHYVYVPASNHYVNYSIGPAPEFVKPDVNARYYSWDGITFYDASNKLVGVDYQYFTHIPLRTKTAYTAEELNRFVRELKPPHLPESPLAQLGEVFIAAQEEHNVNALYLLAKAIHESNWGTSAIAREKYNLFGYKAVDSNPGEGAATFESYEACIRFIANFIKESYISPRNSQGANNWRYNGALLGNKTVGINVRYASDPYWGQKIAGHMYRADRHLGGLDTKVENRVRIGIVNTNLGLNVRSQPVTTSTVQFSYPRAKGYSVLIVDEVIAADGVLWYKILSDHPAHEFAYVYGNGPLGQYVIDLSKPLVK; encoded by the coding sequence TTGAAGAAAATTAGTTTTCTACTAGCACTTGTTTTTTTACTAGCCATCCAACCGTTGACCGTTGCAGCAGATGATATTACTGGGCATCGACTTGAAAAAGAAATGCGTGAAATGGCAGCTCGCGAAATCATGCAAGGGTATTCAAATGGGAAGTTTGGTCCAGATGATCAAGTAACGAGAGGTCAGTTTGCTTTGCTGATTTATCGAGCATTGAAATTACCAGATCCAGGTGGTGCTATTCCATTTATAGATGTATCAGAAGGAACTGAGCTTGAATTAGCAATTAGAAGTGCGTATGCCGCAAAAATTATTAATGGCTACAACGACACTGAGTTTCGTCCTGGCCTACATATTGAGCGTCAGCAAATGGCTGCGATGATTTATCGCGCATTACAATTTAAAGAAATTGAAGGGGTAAATGTACCGTTAACTTTTTCAGATACTAATAAAATTGCTGCTAGTTTTTTAGATGCAGTTGCTTATAATACGCATTTTAAAATTATCCAAGGCCATTTAGATGGTAGATTTGCGCCTACTGATACGGCAACAAGAGCTCATGCAGCGGCATTTATTTTCCGAATGCTAAATGTTATTGAAAAGCCACCAGAAATCCTTTACGAAATCGGCTCCATTAGTAATGGTCAGTTAGTGTATTCACCAACAAAATATAAAACGTTCGCTGAGGCGCAACAAGTGTTCGATCCTTCAAAACACGATGTGATCGTCATTAACGACAAGGTGTTGCAAATGAAAGAGGGAATTGCGTACACTCGCCCAGCAGTTGGAGCAACGGTTTCAATTTTCCCTAACAAAACTTTAAATCCAAATAACTCTTTAACCTACTTACCAGCGGGTGCTGAAATGAAATTTATTGAAGCAGATGGCACAACGGTTAAAGTTCAAATAGCGGATACAGTAGGCTTTGTTAGTGTGTACGACGTGAACTTAGTACCAAAGCAACTACTTAAAGGACAATCTTATTATCGAAACATTGATGGTCGTCTATTTCATTACGTTTATGTACCAGCATCAAACCATTACGTGAACTATTCGATTGGCCCAGCACCTGAGTTTGTTAAACCAGATGTTAATGCCCGTTATTATAGCTGGGACGGAATAACATTCTATGATGCTAGCAATAAATTAGTAGGGGTAGACTATCAATATTTTACACATATACCCTTACGTACAAAAACAGCTTATACTGCCGAGGAGTTAAACCGCTTCGTCAGAGAATTAAAACCGCCACACTTACCTGAAAGTCCGTTAGCGCAATTAGGAGAAGTTTTTATTGCAGCTCAAGAAGAGCACAATGTTAACGCACTCTATTTACTAGCAAAGGCCATTCATGAAAGCAACTGGGGTACAAGCGCAATTGCAAGAGAGAAGTACAACCTATTTGGTTATAAAGCGGTAGATAGTAACCCAGGTGAAGGCGCAGCAACATTCGAAAGCTACGAAGCATGCATTCGCTTCATCGCTAACTTTATCAAAGAATCATATATTTCTCCTCGAAACTCGCAAGGGGCAAATAATTGGCGCTATAATGGAGCCTTATTAGGAAATAAAACAGTTGGTATTAATGTTCGTTACGCCTCCGATCCATATTGGGGACAAAAAATTGCCGGGCACATGTACCGAGCAGATCGCCACCTTGGTGGATTGGATACAAAGGTAGAGAACCGCGTTCGTATTGGTATTGTAAATACTAATCTAGGTTTAAATGTTCGTTCTCAACCAGTAACAACATCAACTGTCCAATTTTCGTACCCGAGAGCAAAGGGATACAGTGTGTTAATTGTTGACGAGGTCATCGCTGCAGATGGCGTATTATGGTACAAAATTCTATCAGATCATCCAGCCCATGAATTTGCTTACGTTTACGGCAACGGTCCACTTGGCCAATATGTGATCGATTTAAGTAAGCCACTTGTAAAATAG
- a CDS encoding C40 family peptidase, with protein MKRKQHLLKMIIVMLVITLILPVHNVSASTSAEDLVDYALEFKGTKYKFGGTTPKTGFDCSGFLLYVFNNFDIDLPRTSVDQFKIGEKVEKKDLIKGDLVFFKNTYKKGISHSGIYVGDNKFISAKSSGVKVESLNHSYWGPKYAGARRIIEEPEEVEEVLEELALGRYYDVPESHWGYEAVYEMSHKGIVNGFEQSHFKPNELLTRAQLAVMLNRELKLTAKNPATFSDVSKTDSSYQAITALQEAGIITGFSNGTFQPNEPVTRAQMAIILQRAYKLAETEVKTAKQTFSDVPDDHPAYEAIQLMRANGITTGYPDGTYQPDEYTSRIEFTVFLYRVIK; from the coding sequence TTGAAGAGGAAACAACATTTATTAAAGATGATAATTGTCATGCTTGTTATAACGCTAATACTGCCTGTACATAATGTTTCGGCTTCAACATCAGCTGAAGATCTTGTTGATTATGCTTTAGAGTTTAAAGGAACGAAGTATAAATTCGGGGGAACTACCCCAAAGACTGGATTTGATTGTTCAGGATTTCTACTCTATGTTTTTAATAACTTTGACATAGATCTTCCTCGTACTTCAGTAGACCAGTTTAAAATTGGTGAAAAAGTTGAGAAAAAAGACTTAATTAAAGGGGATTTAGTTTTCTTTAAGAATACATACAAAAAAGGAATTTCTCACTCAGGAATATACGTGGGAGATAATAAATTCATAAGTGCAAAAAGTTCAGGTGTAAAAGTTGAATCGCTTAATCACTCTTATTGGGGACCAAAGTATGCCGGTGCTAGAAGAATCATAGAAGAGCCTGAAGAAGTTGAAGAAGTATTAGAAGAGCTTGCTTTAGGCAGATACTACGATGTTCCAGAAAGCCATTGGGGCTATGAAGCAGTTTATGAAATGAGCCATAAGGGAATTGTTAATGGCTTTGAGCAATCTCATTTTAAACCGAATGAATTACTTACAAGAGCACAATTAGCAGTTATGTTAAATCGCGAATTAAAGCTGACAGCGAAAAACCCAGCGACATTCTCTGATGTGAGTAAAACGGATTCTTCATATCAAGCAATTACTGCATTGCAAGAAGCTGGGATTATTACAGGTTTTAGTAACGGAACTTTCCAACCTAATGAACCTGTAACAAGAGCGCAAATGGCAATTATATTGCAACGAGCATATAAGTTAGCCGAAACTGAGGTCAAAACAGCAAAGCAGACATTTAGCGATGTCCCTGATGACCATCCAGCTTACGAAGCAATTCAATTAATGAGAGCCAATGGGATCACAACTGGTTACCCAGATGGTACGTATCAACCAGATGAGTATACATCTAGAATTGAGTTTACAGTATTCTTATACCGCGTTATTAAATAA
- a CDS encoding S8 family peptidase has translation MNRKKSLLLPLMFVTLFFILSIEQDRVSSYEEQRVLVIFHEQINDKLLNKVDASVHHRFEQISAVAISINEAQIAILNNHPEIKLIEEDHIVEIENVSQSDARWGFNATKVERSWANDYKGTGIKIAVIDTGIDSTHPDLTIKDGACFVTTTQNACRNGFMDDNGHGTHVAGIIAANNTTKPFIGVAPNSTVYAIKAMDAEGRGNTSDLIKGIEWAMERKVDIINISASTDVDSTPFRFAIEKAHNQGILVVAAAGNKGKRNGLGDTVEYPAKYETVIAVAAINSQNKRSEFSATGATIEVAAPGENMYSTFPLMLDRDGNPNGYTLQSGTSMAAPFVSGILALYKQQNPMLTNEQLRGLLEKNAFPLGDIGRDAWYGFGLVQAVEGIVLEKPNVTLQVKEPGFIQLQWPAVTNATVYQIYRNETLMTETLDLSFNDWVINGNYTYQVIAVGENGKIEKSAELTTEIAEIGYEDLKNGNWYNPHLIYLSNRKIITGFSNNTIRPYENVTRAQAVTMLGRALGFKDEKMTPFFKDVDKESFASGYIQQAYEQGIVSGFPDGTFRPNQPVTRAEMAILISKAYKLEKTIDNIFIDVTEQMKSYDAIIGVASSNITKGFDDGTFRPEQLMNRLQFSVFVARAKNEQFR, from the coding sequence ATGAACAGAAAAAAAAGTCTCCTGTTACCTCTTATGTTTGTTACTTTATTTTTTATTCTATCAATTGAACAAGATCGTGTGTCTTCATATGAGGAACAAAGGGTGCTCGTTATTTTCCATGAACAGATAAATGACAAGCTACTTAATAAAGTAGATGCGTCTGTTCACCATCGTTTTGAGCAAATCTCAGCTGTTGCCATATCCATAAACGAAGCACAAATAGCAATCTTAAATAATCATCCAGAAATTAAATTAATAGAAGAGGATCATATCGTAGAAATTGAAAATGTATCTCAAAGTGATGCGCGCTGGGGTTTTAATGCAACGAAGGTAGAAAGATCTTGGGCAAATGACTATAAGGGTACAGGAATTAAAATAGCTGTAATTGATACTGGTATTGATTCAACCCATCCTGATTTAACGATAAAAGATGGTGCGTGTTTTGTAACGACAACTCAAAATGCATGTAGAAATGGGTTTATGGATGATAATGGTCATGGAACTCATGTAGCTGGCATTATAGCTGCAAATAATACAACTAAACCATTTATTGGAGTTGCTCCTAATTCAACAGTCTATGCTATCAAGGCCATGGATGCTGAAGGAAGAGGGAATACATCAGATCTAATAAAAGGCATCGAGTGGGCAATGGAACGAAAGGTGGATATTATTAATATTAGTGCATCCACTGATGTAGATAGCACACCTTTTAGGTTTGCAATTGAGAAGGCCCACAACCAAGGAATACTTGTCGTAGCTGCAGCTGGTAACAAGGGAAAAAGGAACGGTTTAGGAGATACGGTTGAGTATCCAGCGAAATATGAAACCGTAATTGCTGTAGCCGCTATCAATAGTCAAAATAAGCGTTCAGAATTTTCAGCGACTGGAGCAACGATAGAAGTGGCTGCACCAGGTGAAAACATGTATAGTACATTCCCACTTATGTTAGACCGAGATGGAAATCCAAATGGGTACACGCTTCAAAGTGGAACTTCGATGGCGGCGCCGTTTGTTAGCGGTATTTTAGCTTTATATAAACAGCAAAATCCTATGCTTACAAACGAGCAGTTACGGGGGTTATTGGAAAAAAATGCTTTCCCCCTTGGCGATATTGGTAGAGACGCATGGTACGGCTTCGGCCTAGTCCAGGCAGTAGAAGGAATTGTATTAGAAAAACCAAATGTCACTTTACAAGTGAAAGAACCAGGATTTATTCAGTTACAATGGCCCGCTGTTACCAATGCTACCGTTTACCAAATATATCGAAATGAAACTTTGATGACAGAAACGCTTGATTTATCATTTAATGACTGGGTTATTAACGGCAATTATACCTATCAGGTCATCGCTGTTGGAGAAAATGGCAAAATTGAAAAATCTGCTGAATTGACTACTGAGATTGCTGAAATTGGCTACGAAGACCTTAAAAATGGCAACTGGTATAATCCTCACCTGATCTACTTATCAAATCGAAAAATCATTACTGGGTTTTCTAATAATACGATTCGTCCTTATGAAAATGTGACACGAGCTCAAGCTGTTACAATGCTAGGACGTGCACTTGGTTTTAAGGATGAGAAAATGACACCATTTTTTAAAGATGTTGATAAGGAAAGCTTTGCTTCAGGTTATATTCAACAAGCGTATGAACAGGGTATTGTCAGTGGCTTTCCTGATGGTACATTTCGACCAAATCAACCTGTAACAAGAGCTGAAATGGCAATCTTAATCTCAAAAGCTTATAAACTAGAAAAAACTATTGATAATATTTTTATAGACGTAACCGAACAAATGAAGTCATACGATGCAATTATTGGTGTGGCCTCTAGCAACATAACCAAAGGGTTTGATGATGGTACGTTCCGTCCAGAACAACTAATGAACAGGCTTCAGTTTTCTGTTTTTGTTGCTCGAGCAAAGAATGAACAATTTCGTTAA
- a CDS encoding N-acetylmuramoyl-L-alanine amidase has translation MRKLLLLTLAVIISFSSTLIINGKGGAAANTFPDVSSIYANEVQFLIDRNVVTGYPDNTFRPDVEVTRGQAAAFISRALELDGEMRSTSFPDVLLTYQFSGYIESAVEKGIITGYPDGTFRPDVKVTRAEMAILLSRAFDWGENPDFTLKFTDVSLDTKAYESINQIASARVSTGYPDRTFRPNNPLKRIEFALFVARSMNEEFRPTIESIIASYYKEAVVINAPEGLNVRPEPSTRLAPIGKLPNGTAVKVFKIVAGNWAEIDYKGKIAYVHKDFLSTNQLAGKRIVIDPGHGGKDGGASANGIVEKNLVLDVSLILRDKLNATGATVIMTRSTDVFVELTDRAKIANDANANAFISIHANAAGETAHGLETFWNKRHESEESKLLAETIQKHLVETLKFRDRGAKERDLSVIRNTTMPSVLVELGFITNTAEAERMKQQSFKEDAATAILTGILEFYANK, from the coding sequence ATGAGAAAGCTATTATTACTTACACTAGCAGTCATCATCAGCTTTTCGTCAACTTTGATCATTAACGGCAAAGGTGGAGCGGCTGCTAATACCTTTCCAGATGTAAGCTCTATATACGCAAATGAGGTTCAGTTTTTAATTGATAGAAATGTGGTTACTGGTTATCCAGACAATACTTTTCGTCCTGATGTAGAAGTTACTCGTGGACAAGCTGCTGCTTTTATTTCAAGAGCCTTGGAGCTAGATGGAGAAATGAGAAGTACGTCATTTCCAGATGTTCTATTAACCTACCAATTTTCTGGTTATATTGAATCAGCGGTAGAAAAAGGGATAATTACAGGATATCCAGATGGGACTTTTCGACCAGATGTAAAAGTAACGAGAGCGGAAATGGCAATCCTCCTTTCAAGAGCCTTTGACTGGGGAGAAAATCCAGATTTCACATTAAAATTCACAGATGTTTCATTAGATACAAAAGCCTATGAATCTATAAATCAAATTGCTAGTGCAAGAGTTTCAACAGGTTATCCTGATCGCACGTTTAGGCCAAACAATCCTTTAAAAAGAATTGAATTTGCTTTATTTGTGGCTAGATCAATGAATGAAGAATTCCGACCAACAATAGAAAGTATTATTGCAAGTTACTATAAAGAAGCAGTAGTTATTAATGCCCCTGAAGGCTTAAATGTGCGACCAGAGCCTTCAACTAGACTAGCGCCAATTGGCAAACTTCCTAATGGCACAGCGGTTAAAGTCTTTAAGATTGTTGCTGGAAATTGGGCAGAAATTGACTATAAAGGAAAAATTGCATATGTCCATAAAGACTTTCTATCTACTAATCAACTAGCTGGTAAAAGAATCGTAATTGATCCTGGCCATGGTGGAAAAGACGGTGGAGCATCTGCCAATGGTATAGTTGAAAAAAACTTAGTATTAGATGTTAGTTTGATTTTGAGAGATAAATTAAATGCAACCGGCGCTACTGTAATCATGACACGTTCAACAGATGTCTTTGTTGAACTGACAGATCGAGCCAAAATTGCCAATGACGCTAATGCTAACGCATTTATTAGTATCCACGCGAATGCAGCTGGAGAAACTGCCCATGGTTTAGAAACGTTTTGGAATAAAAGGCACGAAAGCGAAGAAAGTAAGCTTCTTGCCGAAACAATTCAAAAGCATTTAGTTGAGACATTAAAGTTCCGTGACCGTGGGGCGAAAGAGCGAGACCTATCAGTCATTCGAAACACGACAATGCCAAGTGTGCTAGTCGAGCTTGGTTTTATTACCAACACGGCAGAAGCTGAACGAATGAAACAACAATCGTTTAAAGAAGATGCTGCGACAGCTATACTAACAGGTATTTTGGAATTTTACGCGAATAAATAG